GCTGTTGGAGAAATCTGACTGCATATTTTGTAGTTGTAGCCAATGCTCTTTGGAATTTCATGCATCAACACGATTCCAACATGTTGGGACAGTGGCACTAACAGACTGGTtaagtgaaattaataaataaacagacagaataacactggcattgtgcccggagtgtcccccgcctcacgccctatgccagccgagttaggctccagctcctcgtgacccgctacggcggatgaagcggcagaagatgaatgaatgaatgacatcacacaggagcaCAGCAATGatggaaataagaaaataaaggaTAACCACAAATGAAAGTGTTGCTTCTTTCCTCCTTAGGTATCTGGCAGCCCTGCAATGTTGCACTtgttgagtgtctctctctctttctctctctctctttctcagccTCGTtctcttgtatttatttttcttatattttctgtatagtgtatgtttttgtgtttattttagacttcctccccacccccacacctctaagagccactgctcttagctcaggcagcatttgtaaataagaacctgttcttaattgcttgcctggttaaataaaggttaaataaaaaatgtgctgGTCACACATCCGGGGCCTACCCCATCTCCCTCCTGTAGCCagcatgggataggctccagtgcaACCCGCAAGGTGGAAAAAgctgctgaagatgagacaatgaTGGTCATCTTCTCTACAAGATAATGGATGGATATCTGGTATGTTCACAAAAGACagagacataaaaaataaatgttcttcAAATTGCAGCACTgtgtgccctcgcgcattcgtgcatcaatgCTTGTGAcctcacctcatcgcggatttttggtaagcAGTCATGATACcttacgcgcattctattggctgacggcatccagaagtgcgctatgATCCATGAGTCTTGAACTTCTCTGAGACACAAAGTGATTTAAACATCGATAAGAGTCTTggaaaggtaatatagatagaaggtggtttaagatcagaatggggagggttcataaacatttaaattaccgtatataataaaatagttcATTGTTCTATCGCGGAAATTCGTTAAtctcgtgtggttcctggaacgcattaaccgcgatgaacgagggcgcactgcatTTCACATTAAAGAGCATCACAGAATTTAAAGTCATTGTTTAATTTCAGTTATCAAAAAACTGCTGTATTTAACATTTCCTTTCCAACAAAGACATCTGAAAAGTTTTCAATCATttcaacaacacatttttactaGTTTGAAACATCTATTGGTGCAGGAGCTTAAACCCGACCCCCAGCAACTGATGAATTCAGAGTAAAAAACTTCTACACTCTCAGACTGCACTCTCCCCACATCAGGTCTTTTGATACAGTAGTGTCCAAGACCTGATCCCCCAGCAGACCCCACAAAACCACAGGGTTACATGTGACATCAGCTGTGACAAATCTGCAGAAATCttgttcattctttttcttattGTGACAGCTTGTGATAGCCCAGAGTGTGCTGCCAATATAAGTTGGGAGTAAACACTGCTGCTAGTCAATATATAGAATACAGTATAGACATAAAAAAGCAAAGTTGCTACGGAAACAAAAAGTTTCAAATCTAATTCATAGCCAAactttttctttgactttgGCAGCGATAGTTTCTGCAACACTGATTTGTGCTTCTTGCATTGGTCctataaacaataataaaataccaGGAAATACAAAGATGATCATGtttaacattaaacattaaaatgtcataTGTGCAGTTCAATCAAAGCATGCTATCAAACATGATTCCTAATGTGTTCACGTTGTGTAAAAGCATTACACCAAATAAAACACGTCTTAACATGACAGACGTACCAGGAAAAAACCTGGAACTACAAACATCGTGTTGTGACTGACAGCTGACATCTCAGTGGCGCACAAGGTTAacgtgaataaaaacatttccactCAAAAAGCTGATGATCCACCAGTAGCTGTCCTCCATTAGGAACAATGTTCCTTCCATTTCAAAATGTAGATAATAAAGATACTGCACTTACAATTTTGTCCTGATGGGACCGAAGATGCTCCCACATCAGTGGGTTAGTGCACATGTGCTTGTATGACCAGTAAGATTAGTGAACACTTGAGGTGCGAACTGAAAAACGTTGTGGATTTGGTCTGACAGGACAATCGAGCCCTGGTTTCATTTCACTTCAGCGAAGCTGTCTCCACATTGTATTTACATTGGAAGGGCTCATCGGTTAATTTTATTCCTACTAAAACACTTAAAAAGGcattaacacacatttaaatgatgTTTGTGTGAGCAGACAAAAAAACCACCGAACCACCAGTGTCACACTGTGTATGAAGTGTCAGACGGAGGGAAAATCTCTCTGGGTGAGGAAAGACCTGAGTACTGTGCTGTTGACTTATTTATGTTGTTCGACACTGATGTGTTTGTAAGGATTGTTCCTGTGTGGAGCTCCAGCCTCAGCCAGCTGTGGACAGAAAgagactcctcctcctgtgacGACTGTCCCTCAACCGATGTGATTAGCTGAAAGACACACATGAAGGTAGGGAGAAGAGAGACAGATTAGACTGTTGGTCAAACAATTAATCTAGGCTAGTCAGTGTCTGGACTGAAGGAATTACCTGGACTGTCTCTTCTCCTAGGCAGGCAGGTGCTTCCATGTGCTGACGAAGGCGGTTGGAATTAGTGAATAAGGCACAGTTGTGATGGAATTCCAACAGTCTGTTGTGGGGTCGTAACAGTCCAGAGTTTTACACCGCTGCGTCCCGAAATATCCTCCCACCACATACAGCTTATTTCCTGAGGCAACAGCATGACAGCTCATCCTTTTGGATGTCATGTCGCCCACTCGAGTCCACTGGTTGGTGTCACAGTCGAAGCGATAGGCAGAGGCAGCAGTGAATTCAGTGTCGCCGCCCATAATGAAGATCTGACTCCCGAGGACAGCAGCAGCGGTGTAGCGCCACGGCTGCGGGCATTCAGCTGCGATACTCCAGCGGTTCCCCTCAGGGTCGTAGCACTGGACCTGGACACAACATAAAGTGTCACAAACACCTAGTACTGACATTTCATAGACCTTATGGGGAAGAGCCTTGGAGAAGGTGCTCAGGCAGAGCCACTTTAATTAGGAGTAGCATCAACTAATACAGAGCAGACttatcaatgaatgaataacagtTTCTATCTCTGACGGCCTActcaaaacattaaattaaaaagggAAGCAGCTGCAGTCTGGTGTCTCAAACAAACTACAGACCCGCCAGCTCTGGGACAACAGTCACAGTAACACGACAGAGTTACGCTGAGTTCACATGCTTCTGCTTCACTCCACAACTCATGTTAGAACAAGTCATTCAACATGTAAACTGACAAGGAAGAACACAATACATTCTTTAAGAGACACGTTATAATTTCGGAATGCACAGCTctttgtaggtgtgtgtgaacactgtgacataggtgtgtgtgaacactgtGACATAAGGTGAACAAATGAGCACAAAACAagtaactcattggctgccagcacTTTGTATCAAGTCTCCTTCGGTGGACTTTCTCCGACGCTCTGGacattttttcagtgtttttctttcagttcttGACCgagatgctttgctcagagcgacacCGTGGGTGGCCTCTAacatacgcaaactttgttgcatcgtaggctgctgcagcttctctttcttcttctgattctccatcctctgttgtGTAACTAGATCAGTCGCAATGAcactaaattccatgattagaagcccgATTTTCACTGAGAAGCTCCACCAGATGGTCCCCCAGCCCTCCCcgctgaaaaataaaactgatgtcTAGAGACGTATTGGCAGTCAGTGagttaattattcattcatcattagACTGTTATTCTGTTATTAATAACCTGGCTGTGGAAGAGGTGAAAGATAAATAATGGATTCCACCAACCTTGGAGGCCTTGTCTCTGTGCATGGTGGCCcctccaaaaacaaacagtttggTTTTGGCACTGACGACGGCTGCATTACTGACTCCATCTCTAAGAGGAGCCATCATAGACCATTTGTTACTGAAAGGGTCGTAACGCTCCACCTAGATAAATATCACACAAGGAAACTTGGTTATGCTGCATGTTACACAGAGCTTCAATGTGAAGGTACAAGAACAATGTTGACAAGAAGACAGTCTGGATGTCATAAACGTTCTCTGACCTGCTTCAGGGACACAGACGGTGAGGCAGGAAAGACTCCAGCAATGGCCGTGTGACCTCCCACAACATAAAGGCTGTCCTGCAACTCAGCTGAACCATGGCCAAACCTGGAGGCAAGAACCCCTATGTCATCTatgagtaggtgtgtgtgtgtgtgtgtgtgtgtgtgtgtgtgttaggccTGGATCACTGACAGAATTAACATAACACAGGTTAAATACTTTTGCAATGATGCAGAACATAGATTTTTGTTTCAACTACTATTGATACTATATAATCTAGGTACACTAATTCTCACATTAATAATCACAAAATTAGCTTCCTAACATTGACTGTATGTGGAACCAAGGGTAAGATGGAGTGATTTTTAACATTCTACAGTGCTAATAAGATCTATTGTGCTAAAAGCGTCCATACCAGCATACCAGCGGaaaatggatggctggatggattgGTCTATCAACTTTAATGGCACTATTAGCTGATAGCTGCTGGTTACTCAGTCATTTATCAGGCAGCATCAAAGCGGCGTGGATTAGTCACTCTGGTTGGACACGCTGACTTCACATGACTTAATTCTTGTCATTGACAgactttcattattttattatttacatgagTCTGACGGACCAAGCTGGCAATCTTTTAAAAGGAGCCACAGCGCCACCTAGTGTTGTAAGAAGGTGACAGATAACTTTACCTGAACATAAATGTATGCATATGATTATTCTCTGCTTCATGCGACACGTATGAATCACCTGGCTATCAGCATAGGAGCTCCTTTGGACCACTCTTCATGGACCGTGTCATAGACCCAGACGTCTTTCGACACTCCGTTCTCCgaccctcttcctcctgtcacGTAAACCTTACAGCCGATGGCACACGCACTGAACTCCTTCCTGGGACTGGGGAGATCTGCCTTAGGTATGATCTCCTTGGCTTTGTGGTCAACCTAAAAATAAATCCCACACAAAGAACCCACAGGAGGTCAGTGTAATGGCAGCTACAGCCCAAATGCTTGAATTTGGCATCTGTAGTTTGAGATTGAACAAGTGCAGCCTTTGAACCAAGAGTTGGTTTTCTGATTTGTTTATGATATTTACGTATGTATGAGGGCTAAATGTTGACGAGTGaatttaaatatcaaaatacagtagtacctcgagatacgaactgctcgacatacgagttatttgagatacaagccatcgctctgtccatatttttgttcaacatacgaGCAAAATCCTAGATATGAGCACTAATTGGCAGATGGataaaacatcagctgagaccggatctaattctttaccacatgttggtggatgtatGCAACATCAGTatcagattaaaattattttagttatttgaaATGGGGAAATATTTGACTTGCGAGctttgggggcggcagtggctcagcggtagagcggacatCACGTCTTATAACCAGACATCGGCGGTACGATTCCCAAACCCGCCAAAACATCCTCAAGAGTGTGAACTGTGGGaggtatcagctcacctcccagtcacTGCTGAGGTGCACTTGAGaaaggcaccccccccccctgcaaaCTGCTCGTTTGGTGTGCACCCCGAAGTCAcaacccgtcactctgcctcccctgtactACCtggactaattgcatgcctacaggctgctagtgtgttgtgtttcaggggcatgtacacaacagtgtgtttgtgtaatctgacactgacacacacacacacacacacacacacacacacacacacacacacacacacacacacacacacacacacacacacacacacacacacacacacacacacacacacactatcttgGGATGAATGAAGTGAATTTTATCTTAATCTTAGCCACGGACCAGATTAAACCTGTAACTCGAGGTTCTTCTGTACAATCATTTCACTCCAGACTTCTGTGAACAGGACCCTTCCCGCAGACTTAAGTCACATTGTGATAACATGTATGTAGGTACATCTCACATCCAACTGTCATCAGAACTAGAATGACAGGAGCTGGGTCTCATCTGCTGATGTATCAGAGACTTTTCAATGAAAATGAACGTGACCGCAccacataaatatttttcacctgGTATATCTTGTCACACATGAAGGTCTGGCCTCCCAAGATGAGCAGTGTGTGTCCTGCCTTACGTGGTCGAGCACAGGAACTAGTCACCACGTTGTCATTCTGAAGGATCTGCTTCTTACATCTCATTGCCTCTTCTACTATTGACCTGCAGAACGGAGTTATGTTCAGTAAGGTGATGGAACACTTGTTTGGGAAGCAGTAAAGAGTTGTCTTACTTCTCCTTAACCAAATGTGTTCAAGTAAACATAAAGGACCGGATTCCGAACTCAATATTTAACGAGAAGACATGATCGAAACAGAcagatgtctgtttttgtgttttacactGGAACACAACTCAAATGGGTGGGACTTGTGTTTCTGGATATATGCTTCATTTGAACATAGCTCCAAAAACAaaggttgtaaaaaaaaaaaaagcatgcttattttaaaaatgattcaagCAGTGTCTAAAAAGCTGAGACAGGGGAAACTAAAGACCAGGATGTTGTTGTGGAACGGTTTGAAGGAGGGCTTTCCTCAGAAGTTATTTATGGCGCCAGGTTGAGATATTATTATAGGATCAATGCCATTTAGTCAAACTATTGCTCTTAACCGGTGCTGACTCCATTTCAGTCTACTGCTTTTTGGTTTGCAGGACATTTTACGAGACTTTTAACTTGTTGTTAACTTGTTGAAGTTGTCAGTCTAGCACGTGAATTTATGTGAGACAATGAGTGTATTTTAATCCTAGTATTacggtatatacagtatttattcagTATCTATTTATGAGACCTGCATATCAATCATTTGTGTCCATGCTGAGACGCCCTCTGACACAGTCTACCTGTTCCTCTTATCGGCCATAACCAGCTCTTCACAGGCAACAGCTTCCAGCAGACATTCTGATGGGAGCAGAGCCAACCTGATTCCACTCAGAAGCTCTGGTAAATGTCGACGCCGATCCTCCAAGTCGTAACGAATCCACCGCATCACAGAGTTAAACACAACCTGTCATGAGTTACACCATGGTCAGCCCTTGAAGGTAAGCTTTTAACTGGTTTGAACAGTTAAGTTGCGTATGCAGCTCAGTGGTAAATTACGTTTCACCTCTGACCAGTCCATGGCAGACCTGTACAGTAATCATGTCTTAAATTTCCGTCTTTGTCAAAGCGCAGAGATTACCatcaaatgtaatatttaacaATTCTGTGCTTCAAATCTGTTGCTTGCTTAGCCAagatttctattttaaaaaaagtatatttgTTTAGTGTAAAGACAgaagacacacccacacaatttcaaacaaaaacaattgagATAAATAGGACAAAGAATGAATCAACTTCCATTCATCACTTAATTAGTGAACAGATAAAACTAGAAAGAGACAGACTCACCTGCTCGTCTTCTACTTCAAGCTCATCGCTAAGAATAAGCTCCAGCAGCTTATCTTTAGACAGATTATAGAAATCCTCTGATTCTTTCACCTGAAGAATACACACAGTTTATACAAGAAACTCGCATCGTTTATCATACAcatgacttttattgtgaaatgtcaATAACATCGAGAGTCCACATGTAAACCTGAGTCTAGTCGACTTGCTGTTAACCATAAAGAAATAAACCGTATCAGAATCAagtgaatatttaaaataaaaaggactGAATAATAGTTCAAGATATGAAGAACTCAAACCACATCAGGTTACAGCTGCTGCATATCACAGCATTACAGAAATATGAATTTGtcctaaatgtgtttttggggcggcagtagctcagtccactaatgccccgcccacacacagccggatctttttgaaaaggCATCTATTTTTCCTCTGGTTAGGTctttcgtccacatgacaacgcatatatctgggacgaaaactgaggtttttgaaaatgccgggtTGGCGTTGTCGTGTGGGCGCTGTAACCAAAGCTTTTTCTGTCCGGGTGCATCTCCCTGtgacaaaaactgctgtgatgtcacgtgtgtgtgatccgtgtctacatgtacaaacagaatggacGTTGTTAAAACCTTGTTTGCGGCAACAAttttcttgacatttttatttatcttattgtttCAAGCCCaagtgctgctgcttcacattgAGCACAGATGAAAGTCAGATATTTTGGTTTGCGCTGCCttctggtgggagaactctgtgatggaagTCTTCCTCCTTTAGGAACGAAATGAATTTCCACATGTCcacggtcctctctcctgtcgttaacagagttgttctgcttataaacgtattgatcaacgcacttatgcggttacatgtggacggagattttggttttttttttaaaacgatgcgttttcaaaaagatccagcTACTTGTGGATGTGGCCTATGGTGGACAGTCACACTATGGTGACTAATGTTTGGTCTGTCAAGTCATTCGGTGTGTTGAGGGTCTCCCTTATCTTTCTTTAGTACTATGGGCTTCCTTTCCCAAGAGCTTACTAGTGGCTTTAACCCTCAATTGACCACAAAGCTTTCAACAGGAGTATATCCAATGTGTTTGAAATCATAACattagtctttgtttttttcagctaAATGCTTAAATGTAAAACTTAAAAGAGCCAGGAAAAATAGCCAAGACGAGTTCTGTGAGTACCAGAACTCCATCAGGATCTGAGGGTAGAGGGACTTGGTAGTTTAACGTTCGTACAGCTTTTACCCTGAAAATGACCACAAGCTCTTAAAGATTGATGGCGATGAAAGTGGATGATTTTGTCCCTTCTTACAAACAGAAGTGGGAGAATCTGATTTGTTGCTTGCTTAGTGTTTGATTTTTGGACGTGTGCTTGCTTATTATGTCCGGTGGACAAAGTGCACCATGGCCAGAGTGGCGTTGTCAGAGGTCAAAGCCTCTACCAAACAAAAGACAGCAGACCGCACATGAAGAAGGTAATGACTCTGCAGCTTCATAATTGTGTGAAGGATAAACTCGCTGACAATAGTCATAGAGGGCAGGGCTATGCCAAAAGAACATACAGGACTAATGTTCACTCTAAAATAAGCAGGAAGACAGACACTACGCTAAACCGAGAGACAGTAGGAATTAAAAACTATAACTGATGGAAAACAGGCAGTTATTCAGTGAGAGAATATAGAAAACAAGGAAAGCCATCGTTACCGTCTCATAGTGTAGCAGACACATCCTCCAGGACAGCTCGTACAATCTTTTACACTGATGAGCATCTGATAACAACATCATTCCCACACAGTTAGAGGAGTGCAGGTTTTTCTCTAAAAACTCTGCCGCTGCATCCCGGATGTCATGAAACTGCAACATGTCGCTGGCCTCTAACAATGACTCAGCATTCTCTTCATTTAGGATGACTCGTGAAGAATAGGCAAAGTCCAGTAGAAGCTCCAAGACCTGAAAAAGCA
This region of Antennarius striatus isolate MH-2024 chromosome 4, ASM4005453v1, whole genome shotgun sequence genomic DNA includes:
- the enc2 gene encoding kelch-like protein 25, whose amino-acid sequence is MSMAVHENRKSRTSTASMNISLFHKASHPDSVLIHLNTMRKQCMFTDVTLWAGDRSFPCHRAVLAACSRYFEAMFSGGLRESLDSDVNFRDSIHPEVLELLLDFAYSSRVILNEENAESLLEASDMLQFHDIRDAAAEFLEKNLHSSNCVGMMLLSDAHQCKRLYELSWRMCLLHYETVKESEDFYNLSKDKLLELILSDELEVEDEQVVFNSVMRWIRYDLEDRRRHLPELLSGIRLALLPSECLLEAVACEELVMADKRNRSIVEEAMRCKKQILQNDNVVTSSCARPRKAGHTLLILGGQTFMCDKIYQVDHKAKEIIPKADLPSPRKEFSACAIGCKVYVTGGRGSENGVSKDVWVYDTVHEEWSKGAPMLIARFGHGSAELQDSLYVVGGHTAIAGVFPASPSVSLKQVERYDPFSNKWSMMAPLRDGVSNAAVVSAKTKLFVFGGATMHRDKASKVQCYDPEGNRWSIAAECPQPWRYTAAAVLGSQIFIMGGDTEFTAASAYRFDCDTNQWTRVGDMTSKRMSCHAVASGNKLYVVGGYFGTQRCKTLDCYDPTTDCWNSITTVPYSLIPTAFVSTWKHLPA